aaatgttaAACTCATGTAAATTTgtttaattaaagatttaatggGGGTACCGGTCAattgatttaaacaaaaaaaaaaaatgtgggccaATTTTAGGGGGGAGAAGAACATTTAAATCAATGCAACAAATAGTACACTTTTCTTGAGAATGCAACTGCTTGGTCGGGCTGACAACAGAAATGAGTGGGCCataatttacacacacaaactttccacaaggaaaaaaaaacagtgcataTATTGGAAAGCAAGCCTTTTAATCAAATACATTGATGTGattggcgtcttttttttttttttttttttccccaccatagGCACACACCTCGCATGCCGCGTCGCTTCAGTTGAGACGTTTGCGCAAGGCACTTTAAATTTCACCACACTCACAGCACGGAAAGGATTGCTGGgaggctcacttttttttttttttacaaaacaagaGTACAGTATACACAACGCAACCCTGCAGCAGTTTTCTTTTTGATCATTCGGACTTTAAATAGAATCACATATTCATACGCGCaattgctgtttaaaaaaaaaaacaaaatcaaacaagcTGGATACTATTTGTACAGATCTGCTTGGCTGCATAATTATGGAAAATAATGtacatggagggaaaaaaaaaaaacaaatcagcaaaagaataaaattaaaaaggcTGCTTTACCATTTCGACCGGAACATCATAATAAGCCACATCAAAGTGTACAGGATAAATAATGCCAATTACATGTTattaatttggtatcaggattACAtttcaggtgggggggggggggcgttcccCAAGAGTTTTTGTGGGTAAGCGGCacaaagggggaggggggcagaaGTGTGCATCTGGTGAATTAAAGACACGTCTGACGTGGCGTGACGGTTACATGGCAAACAGCTGGCGTCAACGTCATTTTCAGCTCCTCCTGGACTTTGAGTGCTGAATGAGCCACTGCAGGGTGATATCTGCAACGTGCGccgaaaacaaacattcacaatgAACGCGGCGGTCGTTGGAAAGATGCGACGTCTTCGTCTCTCAACTCACCaatgttgtctttttctttgcagGAAACAGAGTAGCAGCATATCTCCCTGTCCTGAATGGCCGACAGATtcctaaaaaaattgaaagaagTTGCTTTGGAACTCATGAACAGGAAAATATGTACAGTGCCTAAAACGCGTACAAGACCAGCAGGTGAGCTGCAGCCGCTACAAGTTGACTTTTGGTGAGAGAAGCGGGTTactatggaaataaatatgtgccactaggattttaatttgaaatgccacggaaaacaggatttgaatttcaaatgtaaagtgatcacatttgcaatagttgtatttacgtgtaacttttcaatgttaacaattcaaccgtctacgattcgctgtctgaaattcagctggctacacccagccaatccagtcacgctttcttagtatgtgacgtcatgtgacaaaggaagcgtaactgcgattggctggctgttcggttctgacctgaagtaaccctgcctgctgGCACAGACGATGAATTTTgaccagttgaattgttaacgttgaaaagttacagTGAAATCCAACTAGtgcaaatgtgatcactttacatttcaaattcaaatccccttttctgtggcatttcaaattcaaattctggtggcacatattcacTTCCATAGGTTACACCCTTGCCTGCTTGCCAATCAATCATGGGGCACATCTGGACATGGTTATTAAAACCAAGTACCGCGGGTGTCAAATCCAAGGCCCAGGTCTGGCCCactacatcattttatgtgtccTGTGTGGCAACATCTATGATTCTTgccaaaatcaatttaaaaatgttcaaaaatgttacaaaaaccctGCTAAATAATTTTCCCTTAACAAATCActttttacagtaacttgaacAAATTCttatccttgacttctgatctgtcactgatggtgtagtggtacacacgcctgccatTGGTGCGAGTAgcctgggatcgattcccgctcagtgatggtgtcgatatctgccctgtgactgcctggcgaccggttctgggcgtagtctgcctttcgcccggagctagctgggataggctccagctttccttggataatgacatgacatgacttcTGATCTCAAAATGAGTTATTCATCAATTTGCGTCTATGTTACAATCTGATGACCGAGTTAAACATTTCTATGGTTTCATAGTCATAACAGCAATCACTcacattggaaaaatgtacgggtgtggtcagtcaatgcccgcagatataaagttacgggtgtgatccaccagtcatgcccgcagttATGAAGTTGCGGGTgggtgttctgtttgtaattatgagtgtacccctttaagagcggagtggggtggtgtcaggtaaactaggaagtagaagtaagctgagcagcagctcgttggtAGAGACTgcgtgcttccgtgttaaaaaatattttcaaaaatgacgccaggttgtggttcactgcgctggatcggttttcacgtgtgctgagagtgtgcgacaagtgcacatttgcacagtttagagggaacattggtcaaggctacacaaaataagcgacatctttcaatatctatgtatttctactcgtaacacaTTTTAAGCGCgcgatttttcgtgctcgactgtgcgaTGGCGAGCAGGTGCATATGTGCAAATTACAGTGACTGTCACAACCCTCTAAgggaaacaataacaacaattgACATATTGTTATGTGATGAAAGGTATGAGGTAAGCCGGACTGTAACTCGGCCATTTTGGGCGAAAAAGTGGGTTCCACCCTGCACGAGGCCCATTCTTATTCACGcctttggacaatttagtcttaaaTGCAGCTAACGTTCATGTTTTGAGGATCTGTGGGCTGGAATACCCAAAGAAACCCTCCCCACagcacagatttgaacccggaacATCTGACTGTGATGCATACACTCCAATCCCACAACGTTACGCTGAGAAGAAACTTGCAATGAGCCGCCGAGCTCCCTTTGAAGTGTTGCCTTACATTTTCTCAATGAGCTGTTTTTCATCTAAAGCAGCGGGCAGGTCTCGTTTGTTCCCCAGCACCAAAACCTATCAAGACAAGACGAGTGACACGTTCATGGAGCAGgttgtcacagatttttttgtgtgcgatCCTGGTGTGAAGTTGGGGTACTCACGGGAATCCCTTGCAACTGAGGTTTGTCTAATAGATTGTGAAGCTCATTCCTCGACGCCTCCACCTTATCTCGATCTGCTGCATCCACCATGTACCTGAAAGTGAGCAGCGCCGATCAGGACCGTTCATTTCCCCGGCCTTGCGTTTTCAAAGCAACACATCTTGTTCGTATCACAATATGTACcgtcattcccggcctacagatcgcaccTGGTACCAAACTgagtacttttgtaaaggaaataccatttggtacatacgtacgccgcagctgtgtaaaagccgcaagtgcccacattgaaacacgagatatttacaaagaacgacggtacacagaaagagtttaacgctagcgccgctctaacactagtgctaatgctagcgccgtgctaacactaacagggccggttcaaATAAatcttaccggtaaatatcactgacatACGCCAGAAACACAGccgcaacacgctagcgcagcgctaacagggccggtaaaagtcacttcctcggcacatgtattccaccggtctcactctttaccAATTCCattcgagtgcccctttgcggccgttagaaaaaaatgcaaaaattaaccgcatcaccgcataaaccgcagggttgaaagcgtgtgaaaaaagttgcggcttgtaggccggaaattacggtatatttggTACtagctcatcatcatcatcatcatcatcaccgtgTCAGAACTTCCTAATCCAGCTAATGGGACAAATTTTGTTCAAATACAAATCTCGGGCCACAATTTAGGCATCAGTAAGTACCACATGAGAAGGGTCCCACAAAGCGGCACCATTTTGATCGCAGGGGGACCCCCCTCGGCACTTACACAATGGCGTTGACGCCCCGACAGTAGCGCTCCCACATGCTCCGAAACCGCGGCTGCCCTCCGATGTCCCAGATCTGCAGAGAAAATATGTCACCGCTTCCCCTTCGTTAAAAACGACACACAAATTGAAttctcgagaaaaaaaaaattcaacaaccGGATGCTGGAAACACCGACCTTGATGGTGACGTTTCCTTTCGTGACTTTCCTCATGTTGAATCCGACTGTGGGGATCATGTCTTCGCTGAAATGGCCTGACTGAAAGGAGACACATGGATCCATTTCAGACTTTTGCTGACTCGGGGTGAAATTAATGacttcatcatccatccatccattttctatgacaATTGTGTCATAACACTGCACTTTTGAACAACTTTTAAAAATTACTCTCATTTGTTCTTTCgaaaagg
This portion of the Syngnathoides biaculeatus isolate LvHL_M chromosome 10, ASM1980259v1, whole genome shotgun sequence genome encodes:
- the arl8ba gene encoding ADP-ribosylation factor-like protein 8B-A, producing the protein MLALINRLLDWFKSLFWKEEMELTLVGLQYSGKTTFVNVIASGHFSEDMIPTVGFNMRKVTKGNVTIKIWDIGGQPRFRSMWERYCRGVNAIVYMVDAADRDKVEASRNELHNLLDKPQLQGIPVLVLGNKRDLPAALDEKQLIEKMNLSAIQDREICCYSVSCKEKDNIDITLQWLIQHSKSRRS